TTTGAATGTAGTTTGTGTAGCGCTGTTGGATATGCTGGTTAAGGGTTTACAGAAAACAATAACTCAGGAAGCGTACCTGCAGATGCAACTAAAAGAAGAAAGCACTAAAATGGAACAACTTATTGAAACCTTAAAGGACAAAAACCACGAATTAGAGCAATTTGCCTTTATCACTTCCCACGACCTTCAGGAACCTTTGCGTACGATTACTACCGTGGTCGCTGATCTGGAACAACAAAATAAAGGCGACATGGACGAAATGACCTCCATTTACCTCGGCTTTTTATCGCAATCTGCGGTAAGAATGCGCGCTTTAATAACCGGTCTGCTGGAATACTCCCGCCTGGGGAAAGATAAACTGCTGGAAAAAGTTGATTGTAATATTATTTTGCAAGAATGTTTAGCCGATTTAAGAACGTACATTCAGGAAAACCAAGCTATTATTACCAGTAGTCCGCTTCCTGAACTGCCGGCCTATGGATTAGAACTTAAATTATTGTTTCAGAATCTTATTAGTAATGCAATAAAGTTTCGTAAGAAAAATATTTCTCCGCAGATTAGAATTACTGCCCTACAAGATAACAATTACTGGGTATTTTCGGTTGCTGATAATGGCATTGGAATTGATGCCCGATTTCAGGAGAAAATATTTGTTATTTTTCACCGGTTGCACTCCCGAACTGCGTACGAAGGTACCGGTATTGGGCTGGCACATTGCCGGAAAATTGTAGAGTTACACAGAGGTAAAATTTGGGTGGAACCAAATCCGGAAGGAGGCAGTATTTTTCGTTTTAAGTTACCTGTTATTTAAATACATTACTATGAGTAGAAAATTAAACGTTTTGTTAATTGACGATGATGCGACTACTAATTTTTTACATAAACGTACTCTAAACAAGACCCAGTTAACCCGAAATATCGAGGTAGCCGAAACGGTTCAAGAAGCTTTAAACTACTGGAAAAGCCCGGATTACGCCGAACAGGATAAACCAGAACTTATTTTTCTTGATTTGAATTTGCCTGGCCTAACGGGTTGGGATTTTATTGATGAGTATAAAAAAATAGAATCCGGCAACAATAATCCGCCTGTAATTTTTATTTTGACCGCTTCAGTAAATTACGACGACGAAAAGAAAGCAAACGGAATTGCCGAGATAGCCGGGTTTCGGCGCAAGCCATTAACTGTAGAAATGCTCGACGAAATCGTAAAAAATTACTTTTCGAGCTAATCTAAAGAAAGATAATAATTTAAGTTCGTTTCTGATATTAAAAACCTGAAGAAGCTATCTGTATGCGGCACCTTAAAATCTGCAACTAAAACAACAACGAGAATACGGTTTGTTTACCCGCCGAACTACTTACCCGCAAAGTGCCGCGGTGCAAGCGCATAATCTGCCGCGACAAGCTTAAACCAATACCCGACCCTTCTTTTTTAGTAGTGTAAAAAGGAATAAAAATTTTATCAATAATTTCTTCCGGAATGCCGGGACCGTTGTCTTTTACCTCAATGCGCACCCGGTTATTTTCCATGGCATCGTAATAAGCGTAAATTTCTACCCGAGGGTTTTCGCAACCAGAACAAGCTTCCATGGCGTTTTTTACCAAATTAATCAGTACCTGGCTAATCAACTCGGCATCCGCCGATATTTCCATGTCTTCTTTAGGTACATACAATGAAAACTCTACCTGGTGAAAGCCCATTTCGGTGCGCATTAAGGTATCGAGCTGCTCAAACAAGGTTTTCACCTTCACCGGTTTTAAGTTTGGTTTGGGTACCCGCGCCAGTCGGCGGTAATCGTGCACAAAATGCAGCAAACCTTCGCTGCGTTTTTCAATGGTAAGCAAACCGGTTTGCACATCGCTCATAACTTCTTCGTCCACGGCTAAGTGGCCACCCGCCGTTTGGGTAATTAAATCCTGGGCTACCAGGTCGTGAATACTGGATGCCAACGAAACAACCGGCGTAATAGAATTCATAATTTCGTGCGACAATACCCGGATGAGTTTTTGCCAGGCTTCTAGCTCCTGTTCTTCCATCTCGGACCGAATATTTTGCAGCGAAATAATTTTTAATAATTCGCCTTGTAACTGCAACTGCGTAGCCCGCAAAGCCAGCGACACCGATCCATCTTCGCGACTGATCGAAACCAGTTTGCTATCGCCGGTTTCCAGAGTGTACAGGGTAGTCAATAATTCTAAACTAATCCGCTCCAGCGCTTTTATGCTTTTTAAATAAGGCGTGCGCAACAATTCCTTGCCGGCTTTATTTAACAGTTTTACTTCGCCGGCGGCGTTAAAAATTAAAATGCCGATGCTCATGTGCTCCACAATGGTTTGCAGATACAAATGATTGGCTTCTTTGTCGGCTTTTATTCGCTGGAAAGCTTCTATAACTTCGTTAAACTCGTGGTACAAAAGTTTAAAAGTAGGGTTCTTACCTTCGGGTGCAAAGCGTTGGGTAAAATCGGAGTACCGGATAGCACTAAAAAACCGAGTTAATTCACGGTTGGTTTGCTCTACATACTCTACTAAAAAATAAAACTGAGCCGCGATAACTAAGGCCAGGCAAAATCCCGAAACATACCATTGCTGGTAAATAACCACAAAGGCGAGCAAACATATGGTAAAAACCAGTTTGGCAATTTTAAGAAGCAGCCGGGCACGAAAATTATTATAAACCATGCTTCTCTATTCTGCGGTAAAGGGCCGTACGGGTTATGCCCAACTCGCGGGCGGCGTGCGTTATATTGCCGGCATATTTCGCCAGCATTTTTTGCACCATTAATTTTTCTAAAGCATCTAGGGTTAAATCGCCGTCCAGGTTGGCTTCATTTCTAACGGGTGCAGGCGCAAAGCCAAAATCCGAAATTTGTAAAACTTTATCATCGCTCATAATCACGGCCCGTTCAATGGCGTGGTCGAGTTCGCGAATGTTACCGGGCCAATGGTATTGGGTTAATTTTTTTAAAGTTTCGTTGTCCAGCTCCAGGTTAGGTTTCTGGTATTTGCGGCGATAGTTACTCAGAAAATGCTCCGCCAGCAGTTTAATATCTTCTTTGCGCTCCCGCAAGGGTGGCAAGTGAATTTCGACGGTATTTATGCGATAGAGTAAATCTTGCCGGAAACGCCCGTGCCCTACCATTTCGTGCAAAGGCATATTGGTAGCGCTTACTAACCGGATGTTTATGGGAATAGGCTTGTTGGTACCTAAGCGGATAATCTGACGACTCTGCAAAGCGGTTAGCAATTTAGCCTGCAACGGTAAAGTAAGGTTTCCAATTTCATCTAAAAAAAGCGTACCACCCGATGCCGTTTCAAAACGGCCGGCGCGGTCTTCTTTGGCATCGGTATAAGCGCCTTTGGCGTGGCCGAACAGTTCGCTTTCGAACAAGGTTTCGCTCACGGCACCTAAATCCACGTTAATAAAAGCTTCGTTGCTCCGGGCTGATTGGCGGTGCAAGGCCCGGGCGGCTAACTCTTTACCGGTACCGTTTTCGCCTAAAATTAAAACATTAGCATCCGTAGGACCTACCTTCTCAATGGTTTGGTAAACCCTTTGCATGGTAGGCGACACCCCGATAAACTCGCCGTAGTTTTTTTCGATGGTTTGCGTAATGTGCTGCTGCCGTGCCATGAGGTGTTTTACCTGGCTCTTCGACTTGCTTAGTTGCGTAGCCGATAAAAGTGTAGCCAACAATTTTTCGTTTTGCCAGGGCTTTAACACAAAATCGGTGGCGCCTTCTTTTAAAGCTTTTACCGCAATTTCTACGTCGCCGTAAGCCGTAATTAAAATTACGACGGCGTTGGCGTCGCGTTCCAGAATTTCTTTTAACCAATCAAACCCTTCTTTGCTGGAGGTAGCCCCTACCGAATAGTTCATATCGAGCATAATTACATCAAAATGCTCGTTTTGCATTAAATACGGAATCCGGTTGGGGTTTGGCTCGGTGCGCACGTAGGTAAAGTGCTGTTTTAAAAATATACGACCAGCCGTTAAGATATCTTCCTGATCATCAACAATTAAAATTTTTGCGTCGGTTTTAGCCATAAACAGGCAAATCTGGTAAGTAGGGTTGTATTTTCTTCTTTTTTTAAAATTACTAAATTTAGAGAGATTGTATTGGGATTGCTAAACTTCTTATACTGGCAGCACAACTAAAATGCCACCCTTTTTAAAGCAGAATAGCCTACTCTAAATCAAGGTTTTAGTAAATATCTGGAAGTCAAATATACTAATATATCCAGCCAAGTGTCCGTTTTCAGGCAATAAATGTCCGGTTCCGAACAGTAATTAACTAGCCCCACACAAGCAATCACTCTAATTAACTCATAATCAAAGCAAAGCAAAAAATGGCATTCTTATTGGCTCCAACAAATCACCGGAACAAATAACAAAAGCTGAAATATAATGCGCGACACCGCAAGAAAAATTTAAGATCTGTCTCTAAATTGCTCTGACTCAAACTTAACTTGCAAGAGATGCCGGAAAATTAATAAAATTTAAAAATCGAGCTAATCTTAATAAGTTAGGCTAAGCCAGGAGCCTTTAAACAGAAACAACAAAAGTGCCTATGCTAAAAAATTACCTCAAAATAGCTTTACGCAACTTATTACGCAACAAAGCTTATTCGGCCATTAACATTGCGGGTTTAGCTACGGGCATTTCGGCGTGTATTCTTATTTTTTTCTATGTAAAAGATGAGCTTACCTACGAACACCATTTTGAGAATTACAACCAGATTTACCGGGTAGTAACCGATATTAACGTGCAGGGCCAGCAAGATAAGTTTGCCCGTTCGCCGGCGCCTTTGGCCGCAGCTTTGCAAAAAACTTATCCCGAAATACAAAAGGTAGCCCGGTTGCTCCCCATTGGCAAACAAACGGTTTGGCTCGAAGACAAAGCTTTTAACGAAGAAGATTTGTTTTTTGCCGACAGTACGTTCTTTGACATTTTTTCTTACGAGTTTTTAAAAGGTAATCCGCATACGGCCCTGCAAAACCCGCGCACGGTAGTAATTTCGGACCGCTTAGCCGAAAAATACTTTGGCTCGGCCGATGAAGCTTTGGGCCAGGTATTGCAGTTCAGTAAAAATGCCCACGTGGTAACCGGCGTTTTTAAAGATGTGGGGCAAACCCACATTAAAGCCAACATGTTTCTGGCAGAACGGACATTAAAATACAGCGCCATTGATTCAGCTAATTACAGTTGGTTTGGCATGAACTGGTTTACCTACATTTTACTGGACAGCCCCCGTCAGGAAAAAACTTTCCAGTCAAAACTCGACCGCTTGTATAACCAGGAAGTAGCCCCCTGGACGGAGAAATACAACGTAAGCGCCCGTTTAAAATTTATGTTGCAACCCATTGCGGCCATTCATTTAAACCCGGATCGCACCTACGATATTTCGCCGGCGGGTAACAAATCATACGTGTATATTTTTGGGCTGGTAGCGGTATTTATCTTGTTAATTGCCTGCATTAATTACATGAACCTGGCTACGGCCCGCTCTACCAAACGCGCCCGCGAAGTAGGCCTCCGGAAAGTAGTAGGCGCGCACCGGTCGCAAATTATCTGGCAGTTTGTGGGCGAATCCGTGATTATTACGTTGCTGGCTATTTTGCTGGCCGTAGCCGCCGTAGAAATTATGCTGCCGTTCTTTAACGGACTTACCGGTAAAAATTTCACGCACGGGGCCTTTTTGCAATTCTCGTTTATTGGCACTTTAGCAGCTATTGTTCTATTCGTGGGTTTAATTGCCGGCAGCTATCCAGCCTTCTTTTTATCGCGGTTTAAACCCGTAGATGTGCTTAAAACAGCTAAAAACCCGCATGGCAATGCTTTCTTCCGCAAAGGCTTAGTGGTGGTTCAGTTTACCATTTCTTTAATATTAGTCAGCGGTACGCTTATTGTTTACCGGCAAATGCAATTTTTAAAAAATTCGGAATTAGGCTTCCACAAAGAGCAAGTGTTGGTAATAGAAGTGCCCATCGGCGATACTACCCTAACCAATAACCTGCCCAAAGTAAAAAGTGAACTGCTTAAACAACCGCGGGTTCAAAAAGTATCTACCAGCGTGCAAATTCCGGGAAAACGCACCTCGCGGGCATTGGTGCAGGTAGAAGAAAAAAACCACGTGATTGAAAAAACCATGGCCGCCATGTTCGTGGACTACGACTTTTTAGATTTGATGGGAATAAGACTATTGGAAGGACGGAATTTTTTAAAAAATAACCCAAGTGACAAAAAGGGTGCTTATATAATTAATGAAGCAGCAGCCCGGGAGCTAGGTTGGAAAAATCCGGTGGGTAGAAAACTTGTAATGGGCGAATACGATTCGAGTACGGTAATCGGGTTGGTAAAAGATTTTCATTATACCTCGCTGCACCACCAAATAGAACCCTTGATTATAGCTTTGGCTCCTACGCCCCCGGTTTATTTACTGGTTCGGTTAAAGCCGGATTATTTACCCGAAACTATTCAAACGGTAGAAGCTATCTGGAAAACCTATGACCCCAAGCACCCGATGGAATATTATTTTTTAAACGAAAACTTTTCCCAGCAATACCGCTCCGAAGAAAAAATGTTGGCCGTGTTCGGTTATTTTGCCGGGCTCACCATATTGATTGCTTGTTTGGGCTTGTTTGGTTTAACTTCTTTTACTGCCGAGCAGCGCACCAAAGAAATTGGCATTCGCAAAGTGCTGGGTAGCTCGGTAACCGATATTGTTATTTTGCTCTCGAAAGATTTTGCCTTACTGGTGTTTATATCCATTATTCTGGCTTGCCCCGTAGCCTGGTACGGCATGCATTACTGGTTACAAGAGTTTGCTTACCGGTTACCTATTCAATGGTGGATTTTTGGTTTGGCCGGCATTGCCGCGTTGCTTATTGCGATGCTCACGGTTAGTTTTCAGGCGGCCAAAGCAGCATGGCTTAATCCGGTAAAAGCGCTTCGCTCGGAGTAAAATACTTGATTTGATTCTTTGGCTAGGGAAACCATAGCCATTGTAAACATAAATTTTGTTTGTTTTTGTTAAGAACCCCACCGATTTGCACAAGCCTGCTGGGCTTGTGTAATCGCCGGGGAAAGTTTGAAACCCTCCCAGGAGGGATTTTTTTTGCCCAAAATTTTAGATCTGCCCGCCTTTTTTCTGCAATTAATTTTAATTAAAACCAACAAAAAAATTTAAATTTTGTTACTAAACCCCACTTTCAAACCACAAATCATCTTTCAAAAATTAGCTTTAAAGGCAATAAAAGTCACTTTTTTAAAATTTTACAAAGCAAAAATCCATGTTACTTTTAAGCACTTAATTTCCTTTTTTTCAGCAGTAGTAGCTAGTAAGTTTATATCGTTAAAAAAAACAAACAACACCTGCAGCTCCTAAGATGGCAACATTGGAAGTGAAAGAAGAATCTTTAGTTTGGCTTTATAAT
The sequence above is a segment of the Adhaeribacter swui genome. Coding sequences within it:
- a CDS encoding sensor histidine kinase produces the protein MSYWLQYRQFTEENLLGKNKPEIEDLAYWRDKVFTNAIVYFLPVSLVALIPGVWLSLKEGLWFLAIVDIVTALSFVLIAFHRSLNLATRKVLAMAMLYLLAVILLLFLGSFGPGLLYLLTITIFTALIFPVSVAYKSIGLNLIICVLFALIIHYKLLNSSLTQLYTAESWIAVSSNLICLNVVCVALLDMLVKGLQKTITQEAYLQMQLKEESTKMEQLIETLKDKNHELEQFAFITSHDLQEPLRTITTVVADLEQQNKGDMDEMTSIYLGFLSQSAVRMRALITGLLEYSRLGKDKLLEKVDCNIILQECLADLRTYIQENQAIITSSPLPELPAYGLELKLLFQNLISNAIKFRKKNISPQIRITALQDNNYWVFSVADNGIGIDARFQEKIFVIFHRLHSRTAYEGTGIGLAHCRKIVELHRGKIWVEPNPEGGSIFRFKLPVI
- a CDS encoding response regulator, which translates into the protein MSRKLNVLLIDDDATTNFLHKRTLNKTQLTRNIEVAETVQEALNYWKSPDYAEQDKPELIFLDLNLPGLTGWDFIDEYKKIESGNNNPPVIFILTASVNYDDEKKANGIAEIAGFRRKPLTVEMLDEIVKNYFSS
- a CDS encoding sensor histidine kinase: MVYNNFRARLLLKIAKLVFTICLLAFVVIYQQWYVSGFCLALVIAAQFYFLVEYVEQTNRELTRFFSAIRYSDFTQRFAPEGKNPTFKLLYHEFNEVIEAFQRIKADKEANHLYLQTIVEHMSIGILIFNAAGEVKLLNKAGKELLRTPYLKSIKALERISLELLTTLYTLETGDSKLVSISREDGSVSLALRATQLQLQGELLKIISLQNIRSEMEEQELEAWQKLIRVLSHEIMNSITPVVSLASSIHDLVAQDLITQTAGGHLAVDEEVMSDVQTGLLTIEKRSEGLLHFVHDYRRLARVPKPNLKPVKVKTLFEQLDTLMRTEMGFHQVEFSLYVPKEDMEISADAELISQVLINLVKNAMEACSGCENPRVEIYAYYDAMENNRVRIEVKDNGPGIPEEIIDKIFIPFYTTKKEGSGIGLSLSRQIMRLHRGTLRVSSSAGKQTVFSLLF
- a CDS encoding sigma-54-dependent transcriptional regulator, with protein sequence MAKTDAKILIVDDQEDILTAGRIFLKQHFTYVRTEPNPNRIPYLMQNEHFDVIMLDMNYSVGATSSKEGFDWLKEILERDANAVVILITAYGDVEIAVKALKEGATDFVLKPWQNEKLLATLLSATQLSKSKSQVKHLMARQQHITQTIEKNYGEFIGVSPTMQRVYQTIEKVGPTDANVLILGENGTGKELAARALHRQSARSNEAFINVDLGAVSETLFESELFGHAKGAYTDAKEDRAGRFETASGGTLFLDEIGNLTLPLQAKLLTALQSRQIIRLGTNKPIPINIRLVSATNMPLHEMVGHGRFRQDLLYRINTVEIHLPPLRERKEDIKLLAEHFLSNYRRKYQKPNLELDNETLKKLTQYHWPGNIRELDHAIERAVIMSDDKVLQISDFGFAPAPVRNEANLDGDLTLDALEKLMVQKMLAKYAGNITHAARELGITRTALYRRIEKHGL
- a CDS encoding ABC transporter permease; this translates as MLKNYLKIALRNLLRNKAYSAINIAGLATGISACILIFFYVKDELTYEHHFENYNQIYRVVTDINVQGQQDKFARSPAPLAAALQKTYPEIQKVARLLPIGKQTVWLEDKAFNEEDLFFADSTFFDIFSYEFLKGNPHTALQNPRTVVISDRLAEKYFGSADEALGQVLQFSKNAHVVTGVFKDVGQTHIKANMFLAERTLKYSAIDSANYSWFGMNWFTYILLDSPRQEKTFQSKLDRLYNQEVAPWTEKYNVSARLKFMLQPIAAIHLNPDRTYDISPAGNKSYVYIFGLVAVFILLIACINYMNLATARSTKRAREVGLRKVVGAHRSQIIWQFVGESVIITLLAILLAVAAVEIMLPFFNGLTGKNFTHGAFLQFSFIGTLAAIVLFVGLIAGSYPAFFLSRFKPVDVLKTAKNPHGNAFFRKGLVVVQFTISLILVSGTLIVYRQMQFLKNSELGFHKEQVLVIEVPIGDTTLTNNLPKVKSELLKQPRVQKVSTSVQIPGKRTSRALVQVEEKNHVIEKTMAAMFVDYDFLDLMGIRLLEGRNFLKNNPSDKKGAYIINEAAARELGWKNPVGRKLVMGEYDSSTVIGLVKDFHYTSLHHQIEPLIIALAPTPPVYLLVRLKPDYLPETIQTVEAIWKTYDPKHPMEYYFLNENFSQQYRSEEKMLAVFGYFAGLTILIACLGLFGLTSFTAEQRTKEIGIRKVLGSSVTDIVILLSKDFALLVFISIILACPVAWYGMHYWLQEFAYRLPIQWWIFGLAGIAALLIAMLTVSFQAAKAAWLNPVKALRSE